Below is a window of Thermocrinis jamiesonii DNA.
TTCTCTTGACGAAAAAGAAGTAGAAAGAATTATAGCCTTTGTGAAGAAGGGAGTAAGACCGCTTAAGGTCTTATTTGAAAAGGGAGATCAAGTAAGGGTCATAGAAGGTCCATTTATGAATTTTACCGGCACCGTAGAAGAGGTGCATCCGGAAAGAGAAAAAATAACTGTGTTGATCAGCATATTTGGAAGGCTAACTCCGGTGGAGTTAGACTTTTCTCAAGTTGAAAAACTCTGAAAAATATGGTATAATGTGTTATTCTTCATGGAGGTAGATAATGGCTAAGAAGGTGACTGCGACGGTGGAGCTTATGCTTCCTGCACAGCAGGCAACTCCTGCACCACCGGTTGGTCCAGCGCTTGGTCAGCACGGAGTAAATATAATGGAATTTGTTAAACAGTTCAATGCGGCGAGCAAAGAATTTGAGCCGGGAACAATAGTGCCGGTTGTTATCACCATCTATCAAGATAGAAGCTTTACCTTTATAATGAAAACTCCCCCTGCGTCTTATCTGCTAAAGAAGGCAGCTAAGATTGAAAGTGGTTCTAGTGATCCAAAGAGGCAAAAGGTGGGTAAAATAACCGTAGATCAGCTAAGAGAAATAGCAAAGATCAAGCTCAAGGATATGAACACCACAGACCTAAACGCTGCTATGAGAACCATAGCTGGAACTGCAAAAAGCATGGGCATAGAAATAGAAGGTTGGAAGGAGTAAGCGATGAAGAGGTCTAAAAGGTATGCTAAGTGTGTCCAGTTATACGATAAAAACAAGTTATATTCTGTGGAAGAAGCGGTGCAGTTGTTAAAGAAAATGCAAGCGGAGTGCGGTCCCAAGTTTGACCAGACGGTTGAGCTAGCCATGAGGCTCGGAGTGGACCCAAAGTATGCAGACCAGATGGTAAGAGGTTCAGTTGTGCTTCCCAATGGCTTAGGTAAAGAGCTAAAGGTTTTGGTTTTGGCAGAAGGTGAAGCCCAAAGGCTTGCAAAGGAGGCAGGTGCGGATTACGTAGGTGGAGAGGAGTTGATAAACAAGATCCTCAAAGAGGAGTGGGTGGATTACGACGTGGTTATAGCGGTTCCGGAAATAATGCCCAAAGTGGCAAAGTTGGGTAAAATACTTGGACCAAGAGGTCTTATGCCAAATCCGAAAACTGGCACAGTAACTAACAACGTCAAGCAGGCCATAGAGGAGGCAAAG
It encodes the following:
- the rplA gene encoding 50S ribosomal protein L1; amino-acid sequence: MKRSKRYAKCVQLYDKNKLYSVEEAVQLLKKMQAECGPKFDQTVELAMRLGVDPKYADQMVRGSVVLPNGLGKELKVLVLAEGEAQRLAKEAGADYVGGEELINKILKEEWVDYDVVIAVPEIMPKVAKLGKILGPRGLMPNPKTGTVTNNVKQAIEEAKKGRVEFKVDKTGNVHMPVGKVSFEDRKLIENIYTAIDAVVKAKPPGAKGQYVKSITLSGTMTPGIKVDVRETLRRLQEAVA
- the rplK gene encoding 50S ribosomal protein L11; translation: MAKKVTATVELMLPAQQATPAPPVGPALGQHGVNIMEFVKQFNAASKEFEPGTIVPVVITIYQDRSFTFIMKTPPASYLLKKAAKIESGSSDPKRQKVGKITVDQLREIAKIKLKDMNTTDLNAAMRTIAGTAKSMGIEIEGWKE